A stretch of DNA from bacterium HR17:
TTTCTTTAGCGATTTGTTGGACGAGTGCGACCAAATCAGCATGCATGCCCGAGCACCTCGCGATTTAAGCAACACGCAAAAGAAAAAGTGGGCGCGCCAGCGGTCACCCACTTGCAGATAACGACAGCGTACCGACCACCTTTAGAGTTTAACCCTTTCCCGCTCTAAACGAAAGGCTCTCTCCCGCCGCCTCCTGGCGTGAACGCGCCGTCATCCCCCGCGTTACAATTATATGAACACATTGGTGAAAAAGGAGGGTCAGGTCATGGCGACGGAACAGGAGGGCGAACGCAGGGCTTCGCGGCGGTCGTTTCTGCGCGCGACGGGCTTGGCGGGGTTGGGCGCTATCGCTGCTGGATGGAAGCCCAGCAGGGTCTACGCACTGGCTGGAAGCCAGCAAGTCGTCGGTGCCAACAGCCGCATCGGGGTCGGCATCATCGGTTGTGGCGGTCAAGGCAACGCCCACATCCGCACCATCCAACGGTTGCAGCAGGAAGGTGAGAACATCGCCGTCGTCGCCGTCTGCGATGTTTACCAGAAACGCTTGGACACAGCGGTCAAACGGACAGGCGCCAAACCCTACCGCGATTACCGCGAACTGTTGCGCGATCCCAATGTGGACGCCGTGTTCATCGTGACGCCCGAACATTGGCATGCCCAAATGGCTATTGACGCGATGAATGCAGGTAAAGCCGTTTACTTGGAGAAGCCGATGACCCGCTACCTGGACGAAGCCAAAGCCGTTTACGAGACGGCGGTGCGCACAAAAGCCGTCATCCAAGTCGGTTCCCAGTGGACTTCAGAGCCTCGTTGGCGGCAAGCCGGCGAATTGGTGCAGCAGGGCAAGTTGGGCAAAGTCGTCTGGGCGCAAACGAGTTACTGCCGCAACTCCAAAGGCGGCGAATGGAACTATCCCATTGACCCCGACGCGAAGCCCGGCGTCAACTTGGACTGGGACATGTTCCTCGGTCCTGCACCCAAGCGCCCGTGGGATCCGGAGCGCTTTTTCCGCTGGAAAAAGTTCTGGGACTACACGGGCGGCATCGTGACCAATCTGTTTCCGCATGTCTTGCACCAAATTTTTCTCGTCGCCGGTGCGGAATTTCCCACGCGGGTCGTCGCGACGGGCGGCACCTTCGTTCACAAAGACCGCGAAATTCCCGACACTTTCCACATGATGGCGGAGTTCCCCAGCGGTTGGGTGTTGGTCGTCGTCGGTTCTACTGCCAACGAACGCGGGTTGGAAATTTTGGTGCGCGGGCACAAGGCTAACTTGTTCCTTTCAGGCAGCGAGTTCGTCATCCAACCTGAGCGGGTTTACGCCGATGAAGTGGAGCCGATGCGTCTTCCTGCGCCGGCGTTGACCGACCCGCTCAAAGCGCACCACAAGAACTTCTTTGACTGCGTGCGCGATCGCACCAAAACGCTCAACTGCCCGATTGATGTCGCCTACAAAGTCATGGTCACGCTGGCGTTAGCGGAGTTGTCTTATCGGGAGAGCAAAATGAAGCAATTTGACCCTGAGCGGCAAATCGTCCGCGCATAACAGTCCCTGTAGGGGCGAGAGACCTCTCGCCCCTACACTCACCCCTCAACCCCCAATCGGCTCGCTGCGCGCACCGTCTGCCGCCCGCACGACAAACAGGTGGGGTTTGGGGGCTGTTTCGCCCAACAGCGCCCGATAGCACTCTGGCACTTCACGGAGGACTTGCTCTACTGCACTTTCCCGAACCATTGCGATGCAAGCGCCACCAAAACCAGCGCCTGTCAACCGAGCACCAAATACACCAGGCACGCTCGTCAACGCCCGCACCATCGCGTCCAATTCCACGCAACTGACTTCGTAATCGTCCCGCAATGAAGCATGGGACGCCGACAAAAGCGCTCCCGCGCGATACAAATTGCCGTTACGCAACGCCTGCGCGAAGTCCTTGACCCGGTTGTTTTCGCTGGTCACATGGCGCGCCCGGCGCCGAACGGGGTCGGGCAATCGCTCAAACAGCAGTTCCACCTCGTCATTGTCCACATCGCGCAGACTACGGATAGGACGCCCCAGCAATTCGCGCAACAATTGCACCGCTGTTTCGCATTCCTGCCGTCGCTGATTGTATGCCGATGCCGCCAGCGTGCGGGGTTTGCCTGTATCGGCGCCGATAAAAACGATGCCGTTGGGCAACGGCACCCACTCGTGGCTCAAATCGCGGCAATCTAACAGCAACGCGTGGCGGTCTTTGCCCAGCAAGCACGCCATCTGGTCCATGATGCCGCATTGCACACCGACGAACTCGTTTTCCGCCTGCTGACACCACCGCGCTACAGTCACTTTGTCCACTTCCGCGCCTGACAGGTGCGACAACGCCAGCGCGACACCGACCTCAAGCGCCGCCGACGAACTGAGCCCTGCACCGATGGGGATGTCGCTGGCGATGACAGCATCCATACCTGTCAAACGCACACCGTTGCGCCGTAAAACCCATGCGACGCCGCGCGGGTAATTGCGCCAATCGCCGCGTTCCGACGGTTGAATGTCGGTCAGGCGGAACACGTCGCGTCCGTTCAAATCGGTGGCGACGATGCACACTGTGTCGTCATCGCGCGGACGCGCCGCCACACACAACACGCGGTCAACGGCGATGGGCATCACAAAGCCTTCGTTGTAGTCGGTGTGCTCGCCGATAAGGTTGATACGCCCCGGCGCCGTGACAAGGAGTTGGGGCGCGCTGCCAAAGAAATCTTGAAAGCGGGCGATCGCACGCTTTCGTGCGTCCATACCGTCTTGGACCGGCGCCGCCACTATAGACCCTCCTTTACCGTTCGTGAGTTTGTCCCGCGCTCCGGGCAAATAATTTGCGGCGCTTTGGACGGCGATGACCTGCACGCTTTGGCGTCAGGGTGACCAGGAACGAAGTGGTAACGACGCCGTGGGGGATGGAGCAGCGACGCGTTCAAGGCGTGACCAAGTAGTAGAGCGTGTCAGGTTGAAGCCCAATGTGCGCGGCGTTGCCGATAACTTTCACCGGATAACCGTTGTCGTCCAACGCCGTCACGCGCAATCGGAGGGCATCAGGGCGATGGAATTGCAGCGTACCCGTGCATTGACGCATCAGCAACGGCGCAGCGCCCAACTGAACGATGCGCAGCAAATCGCCCTGCGGTTCTGTTTGCCAACCGTTGTTTTGCTCTTCGGTCACGACTTGCACCAAAACTTTGCGGGAAGTTCGGAGGGGATTGCCGTCCATCGCCACGACGAGCACCGCACCGTAATCGTCGCCGAACTCCAGTGCCACATCGGGCAACTCTATGCGTCCCATGTCACGCAGAAAGCCGACTGCCCCTTGCGCCATCGGGCTTTTGAGCAGCACAACCCCTCGCCCGTAGTCCCACTCCAACTCGCCCGTCGCGCTTGTTACCCTTTGACGGTTGCGGTCAATGAAGCGGGACAAGTCAGCGATTTCCGATGAGCCACCTTGTTCGCTGATGTTGAGCGACACGCGCCCGACGAAAAAGGCGAGTGGGTCAAGAGCCTCCAGTTGGTCAGTTTTGGCGGTGCCGCCAGCGGGAATATCCTTTGCCCGCAGTTCGTCAAGGTTGACGGGCGCCCGCACGGGCACACCCCTGAGCGCAAACAGATCCGCTAACTTCACTTCCACTTTGACGACCGTACTGGCAGTTTTGATCAACCCCTTGCGATACAGCCAAGCGCAGGCAGGAAATTGCCCCATCACCGTCGGCGTTTGGATGGCGAACTTGCTCAACATGCGCTGCCAAAACGGTCCATTGAGCGCAAAAAAGAAAAAGCCGTCGCTGCCCTGCAAAGCCCCGTAAGCAGCGCACAAGATGGGAAACTCGGCGCGGAAACGGTTGGGTGGTGTCCAGTTGATTTCGCTGATGATGGACGGTTTGCCGTTGTAGCCGATGTCCATGACAGGCAGCGAAAAAGACGGCTCGCGGCGGGGCAAAAGGAGGGCGGAGCGGTCGGCGTAAAGGTCGCCGACGCTGACTGCCCAGCCCGCCCGTTCGCCTTTGTGCGGTCCCGAAAAGTAACCGTGCCTGTCTACGAAGTCGCCGACAAGGTTGCTCCATTTGTCCAACGGTCCAAGCGTCCGTTCGTCAGCGGTGATCCAGTTGGAGCAAACGACCAAACCTTTGAAGCCCAATTCAGTTTTGAGGAACCGCGTCATGGCGGCGAAAAAGGTGCGTTGGTGGTGCGCCAAGAACGCGGCGGTATCTTGGCATCGTTTGTCCCGTTGGTTGAAAATCTCCCACAAGGACAAAAAGCCGATGCGCTTTTGCGTCAAGTCATCGCGGGGGTGCCTGCGCCCGTTCCACGCCTTCAAAGCGTTGTCCAACGAGCCGTATTTGCGTTCCAACCATTCAGCGAACTCGCGTTCCAGCAACGCCATCTGCGGTGCGGGAACGGCGTCGTAGTTGAAAGTCCAAAAAAGGTAACTGTCTTCGTTGACGAGTTCCACATATGCGACGGCAGGTTCGCCGCTCAACGGCACACCCGTGTAAGGGTTCGGCGTCGTCAACAGCGCCCGCCACCAACGCTTATAGATGTCCTGAAACTCACGGTTGAAAAAAAGCAGCGCAAACGGGTGTTGGTCTCTGTAGCCTGTAAAGCCGTCGCGTTGTTCCGACAACCGCAACCACAGCGGGAAGTAGATGGACAGCCCCGTGTAAATGCCCTGTCGCTTCATGGCAGCGACGAAGTAAAACAAACGGTCAAGGTAGCCCGCATCTGTTTGACGAAAGTCGTCGTTGCGCCAGATGGGACCGTGCACACGGACGATGTTGACGCCTAATTTCGCCAAGTGGCGGGCGAGGTAATCCACGAACGGTTTAGGAAGACGCACGATGTCGGGACCTGCGTTGACGCCCCAAAAACGAACGGGCTCACTTGTTTTGCTGTGCACGAACTGGTCACCTTTGACAACGATGAAACCCTTTTCGCCCGCAACCTTCTCGTTAAGCGACCTCAGGTCAATCGGTGAGGGCAAAAACGCATCGGTGTCAGGGTCAAAAGGGAACCAGCCAGCGATGTCCACTTTTGCCCGTTCGCTCGGCTTGAGTTTGCCCTTAGGTATCCACAAGCGGTTGATGAGCAGGAAGCAGTCATAAGCGGCAGCGCCTTCGGTGTTCGTTTGCTCAAGGCGCAAGCGGTGTTTGCCAGCGGTCAAACTCGCTTGTCCTGCGTAAACCCAGTTGGCGACGATGAAAGGGCGCAACTCTTCGCTGTCAATGAGCGAGACTTCCGAGGGAACTTCCTGCCACGGTTGGTCGTCGAACCTCCAACGAAACGGACCGTGTTTCCAAAACTTGCGGACGAAAAAGTGGTAGTTGCCCGTCTGCGGGACGGTGACTTCGTATTCGGCGAAAGGCGTTTGGGCGTATTTGCCTGCGATGCCAATCCAACGCCCCTCGGAAAGGACAGCGGCTTCGCGCTCGTTTTGGGGTGCGAAAGGGTTGCGCTCGGGAGGCGGAAAGTTGGTCGCGACGGGACGCTCCGCTTCCCACCAAACCCAAACGCGTTGGGATGGGCTCGCCTGCCCGCTCAGCCATCGCACCAGCAACACACTCAGCGTCAAAAGTGTCAAACTCGCCCACCATCGCCGACACACGACGCTCAACCCCTTTCGTTTGCGTGGTGTTGCGAGGAATGATAGCGCCACCGTCATCGGAGCGTGACATACTGACAGCGGGCAGCGCGTGACAAGCGGTGCGCTGTGCCGTTGCGCGCATCGCCAAGGAGCGCCGCGCGATTTGCAAGGAGGTGCGTCGGTGATGGTGACGACGGAGCAAAAGCGGTCCTTTCAGGAACAGGGCTTCCTGCGGTTGGAGCAAGTGTTTCCGCCGCAGGAACTGGAGCAGTTGCGGGCTGAACTGGACTACATCATCCACACTTTTGCCGACTGGAACGCGGCGTGGCGGGGCGAATGGCGCAAGGAATATGTGGACGACCCGACTTTAGTGAACCGCGTGAAGTTGGTCGCCATCCACGAGTTGCAGCACTATTCGGCGGCGTGGGCGCGCGCCATCCTGAAGCCCGAACTGACCGAAGCCATCGCTGACCTGATGGACGCAGACGCGTTGGAGTTTCACCACTGCACCTTACACGCCAAACCGCCAGGCGAAGGCGCACCGTTCCCACTGCACCAAGACGACCCGTTCTACCCGCATGAAAACGGGCTGCTTTACATTGACGCTTTGCTGCATTTGGACGACGCTGACGAAGAGACAGGATGCATTCACTTTTTGCCTGGCAGCCACAAACTCGGTCGGTTGGAGCACATCATAGGTCCCGATACAGCGCCGCACCTACCGACGGACAAGTTCCGTTTTGAGGACACCGTTGGCGTTCCGGCGAAAGCGGGCGATGTCGTCGTGTTCTACTTGTGGACCGTGCATGGGTCGGCGGTCAACCGGAGCGATCGGTGGCGGCGCATCGTGCGCATCGGTTACCGCCACCCCGCTAACCGTCAGTTGGGCGGGCAAGCGATGGGGCGACCAGGCATCATGGTCAAAAGTGTTCGCCCCAAAGTGGAAGGCATCACGGTGGATGTTTACGGTAATTGGCAACCGCGCGAAGCGGTGCGGGTGTGAGGGTGCGGTCAAAAGTCGTAGCGGTCAATATTGGCTTTGGTGAACTTGAGGGGCGGACCCAGCAGAATTTCGTCGCCGCGCACTTGCCGTTTGCCCAACCGCCCTGCAGGCAATGCCTTCACGCCCCGCTTAAGTGTCCCATCGCAAATCGCACGGGCAGCGTAAACGGTCAGGTAACCCAAGTCAACAGGGTTCCAAAGGATGACGGTTTTGACGGTGCCGTCACGCACATAATCGCGCATGCTCTTAGGTGTGGACAACCCGACGACGGCGACCTTGCCTCTTTTGCCCGCTTGCCGCACGGCTTCGGCGGCGCCCGGAAATGCCACCGACGAGATGGCAAAGATGCCTCGCACCTGCGGATACGCCCGCAAGATATCCATCGTGACCTTCAGCGCTAACTCCAAACTCTCTTCGCTGGGTTTAACCGTCAGCAAACGCATCTTAGGGTAGCGCTTCGCCATGTAGGCTTTCATCCGCTTGAGCCACTCGGTTTGGTTGGGTGCGGTAAACGAACTGGTGACGACCGCAACGGGCGCGTCGGTCCCCGCTTGCTTAGCCATCTCGTCCACGAGGGCGCGAGCGATGTCGTCGTAAGTCGCTTGGTTAACGAAAAACTCGCGGGCGTCGCGCCGTGCATCGGCGTCCCAAGTGAGGACATGAATGCCCCGCTGCAACGCCCGTTTGAGGGCGGGAGCGATGGCGTTCGGGTCGTTGCACGCGACGGCGATGACATCCGGCTGGCGCGGAATCCACGCTTCAATCAGGTCCACCTGCCGTTCCACTGTCGCTTCCGTCGGACCTTCGTAAACCAGCCGCACATTCTTCAACTCGTCAGCAGCCTCCCGCGCACCCTTTTCGCAGGCGTTGAAGTAGTCAATGCCTTTAATTTTCGGGATCATCACGACGGTGATAGGTTTGGTTTTGCGCGGTGGTGCGCTCAAGCACAAACCCAATGCCACGCTACACGCCAACACCACACTTAGCCAACGCATCGCTTTCTCCCCTTTCCGTTAGCGCGTCTCGCGATGGACGGTGTGTTTGCGGCAGCGCTTGCAGAACTTGCGCAACTCCAACCGCTTCTGTGCACCGCCCTGTTCACGCTTGCGGGTCGTCACATAGTTGCGCGA
This window harbors:
- the iolG_5 gene encoding Inositol 2-dehydrogenase, which encodes MATEQEGERRASRRSFLRATGLAGLGAIAAGWKPSRVYALAGSQQVVGANSRIGVGIIGCGGQGNAHIRTIQRLQQEGENIAVVAVCDVYQKRLDTAVKRTGAKPYRDYRELLRDPNVDAVFIVTPEHWHAQMAIDAMNAGKAVYLEKPMTRYLDEAKAVYETAVRTKAVIQVGSQWTSEPRWRQAGELVQQGKLGKVVWAQTSYCRNSKGGEWNYPIDPDAKPGVNLDWDMFLGPAPKRPWDPERFFRWKKFWDYTGGIVTNLFPHVLHQIFLVAGAEFPTRVVATGGTFVHKDREIPDTFHMMAEFPSGWVLVVVGSTANERGLEILVRGHKANLFLSGSEFVIQPERVYADEVEPMRLPAPALTDPLKAHHKNFFDCVRDRTKTLNCPIDVAYKVMVTLALAELSYRESKMKQFDPERQIVRA
- the galK_2 gene encoding Galactokinase gives rise to the protein MAAPVQDGMDARKRAIARFQDFFGSAPQLLVTAPGRINLIGEHTDYNEGFVMPIAVDRVLCVAARPRDDDTVCIVATDLNGRDVFRLTDIQPSERGDWRNYPRGVAWVLRRNGVRLTGMDAVIASDIPIGAGLSSSAALEVGVALALSHLSGAEVDKVTVARWCQQAENEFVGVQCGIMDQMACLLGKDRHALLLDCRDLSHEWVPLPNGIVFIGADTGKPRTLAASAYNQRRQECETAVQLLRELLGRPIRSLRDVDNDEVELLFERLPDPVRRRARHVTSENNRVKDFAQALRNGNLYRAGALLSASHASLRDDYEVSCVELDAMVRALTSVPGVFGARLTGAGFGGACIAMVRESAVEQVLREVPECYRALLGETAPKPHLFVVRAADGARSEPIGG
- the lsrB gene encoding Autoinducer 2-binding protein LsrB → MRWLSVVLACSVALGLCLSAPPRKTKPITVVMIPKIKGIDYFNACEKGAREAADELKNVRLVYEGPTEATVERQVDLIEAWIPRQPDVIAVACNDPNAIAPALKRALQRGIHVLTWDADARRDAREFFVNQATYDDIARALVDEMAKQAGTDAPVAVVTSSFTAPNQTEWLKRMKAYMAKRYPKMRLLTVKPSEESLELALKVTMDILRAYPQVRGIFAISSVAFPGAAEAVRQAGKRGKVAVVGLSTPKSMRDYVRDGTVKTVILWNPVDLGYLTVYAARAICDGTLKRGVKALPAGRLGKRQVRGDEILLGPPLKFTKANIDRYDF